In one Salvelinus fontinalis isolate EN_2023a chromosome 16, ASM2944872v1, whole genome shotgun sequence genomic region, the following are encoded:
- the LOC129812839 gene encoding GTP cyclohydrolase 1 feedback regulatory protein-like codes for MPYVLVSTQIRLETGPTMVGDEYSDPAIMNYLGARKTTMLGNNFSEYHVDDSPRLVLDKLEKIGFRVVTMTGVGQTLVWCMYKETDCIT; via the exons ATGCCCTATGTACTCGTTAGTACTCAGATCCGCCTG GAGACTGGGCCAACCATGGTAGGAGATGAATACTCTGACCCAGCCATAATGAACTACCTGGGAGCCAGGAAAACCACCATGCTGGGGAACAATTT CTCGGAGTACCACGTGGACGACTCTCCACGGTTGGTGTTGGACAAGCTGGAGAAGATTGGCTTCCGTGTGGTGACCATGACTGGCGTGGGACAGACGCTGGTGTGGTGCATGTACAAGGAGACAGACTGCATAACCTGA